TGCATAAAGAGGGCTGCCGCTTCCTCGCGATAGTCGCGTCGGTCGAATAAGTTATGGAAGAGTTACGCAAAGAATGCCTCGAATGTAAGCGCTGCGAGCTGTGGAAAACGCGCAATAACGTCGTTTTCGGCAAGGGCGATCCGCACGCCGACATTATGTTTATAGGCGAAGGTCCGGGTGAGCAGGAGGACCTGCAGGGCGTTCCTTTCGTCGGCAGGGCGGGGCAGCTGCTCGATAAGATGCTCGACGCCGCCGGCATACCGCTCGGCAGCGTATATATCGCGAACACCGTCAAATGCCGTCCGCCGCACAACCGCGATCCGCTGCCGGAGGAGAAGGACGCCTGCCGCGGCTGGCTTCAGCGCCAGATCGAACTGATAAACCCGAAGGTCATAATCGCGCTCGGGCGTATCTCCGCCGCCGACTATGTCAAAGAGGACATCCGCATAATGAAGGAGCACGGTCAGTGGATAGAACGCGACGGCAGAAAGTGCATGGCGATGCTCCATCCCGCCGCTCTTCTCCGCAATCCGAACCTTAAACCCGAGGCTTTCGCCGACATCCTGAAAGTCCGCGATTATATCGAAGAGAACAGCGACTAGTTTTATTGTTTCATCTTGACAGTCGTGTAGTTTTATATCAGCAATTCAATATGTGTCCGATAAACCCGATAAAAGTCCTGTTTATCGGACACATATTTGCTTATAATCGTTTTGCAGTTACGGGAAACACCGGTTGCGGCTGATAAGCGCGGTGTTGACCGCGCGCCTTAATACTGTTGTTGTCAATACGTTAAAAAGGGAGGAAATCATTATGGCGAATATGCCTGAAAATTTAGGATTGGATTTTCTGTTTGAAAACGAAGAAGGCGTTATGGGGATGGCGGCTTATGTTACTAAAGAGGGTAAAGCCATGAGCGGTTACGGCGATACCCTGTATTGCTGCAAATATACCGGAACGTGCGAATTCTGGGTGAGCTGTGTGTTTGATAAAGAAATCGGGAAATACTCGTTTGAGAAAATCCACTCTCACGGCGGAAATAAAAGCGTTTTGGAAATGCGGCACATCGGTATAAACCTTACGCCCGAAGATTCCGCAAGGAATGAGCATATAGGGATGCTGGAAATGGCTGACGGCTCTGCAGGTATGCTTCCGATCGAGATTTTTAATGCGGACGTGTTGCCGAGCTATATGCGCGACGACATAATAAAGGTGCAGACGATATGCTACCCTCTCGAAATCAATTATTACAAAGATGAAGAGGAATATAATTCTGATCAAACAACTATCGATAAAGACGGTCAGAAATGGGTGGTCGACATCGGATCATTGCTTCCGCTCACATTCATTGTAAACCACAATCCAAATACATACAAGGCAGGCAAAGAGTACTCGTCAGATGTGTTCGTTCACTTTGCGGCAGAGGTTACGGAAGTATATCACGGCACTTTTAAGACCGAAGATAAAGAATGGGAAACTTACATCAGGTGCTTTGCTGATACGCAGTACGGCAAAATGGAGTTCGATCATACGCTCGAACAGGTGCCGGAGAATCAGCGCGGAAATATCAAAGTGGGCTCTGTAATCAGCGGCGTATGCGTTATTTCCGGTGATGCCGCCGTAAACGAGTATTCAAATGGCGCTATCAAGGATTTTGACCATGATTTGAAGCTTCTGCGATACGTTTTTTCTGAAGGAAACGCAGAGAAGCTGTCGGGCGTTCTTACGCCGACTTCCGTATATACTTCAAAAATATCCGGCAGAGATTACTGCGGACCCGATGAGATAATAGACAGGATGAATTACGTACACGAAAGCCATAAAAACGGCAAGAAATATGTTGCGGATTTTGCTACTGTCGAGGAGGCCGGCGAAGACTCCGATTATCCGGTCGGAACGAGATGCCTGGCTTTGAGTCAGGAGGGAAAGAGCGGTTATGAATCGCTTGCGTTTATCGACGTAGATGATAAGGGTATGATCACCAATATCCTTGTGTCGGCCGATACCTCATACCGTTTCAGCGTGGAAAAACCGTATGTCCGTACACAGCAGAACACTGATAACGACGCCCTCGATGAATTGCCTTATAATGAAAATAAACCCAATCCCGATCAGATGAGTATTTTTGATATCGATCTTGACAATATAACAAAAGAAGAGGGTCGGTCTGCAGAGGAAGAACGGGATGAATGAGGTGTTTGTGTAACGTTTATAAAAACCGACCGAAACAAGCGTTTCGGTCGGTTTTTCGTATATTGACATTTTTTTATCTGCAGGTAAACAATATCAGAATATCGCGCGTTCGAGACGAAGCAGGTATTCCTTCTTTTCAACTCCGCCGGCGTAGCCGACGAGGTTGGCGTTGACTCCTACAACTCTGTGGCAGGGAACAATTATCGCGACCGGGTTGTTGTGACACGCCATACCCACCGCGCGGGCGGCGCCGGGCTTTCCGATAGCTGCGGCGATCTCGGAGTAGGCTCGCGTCGCGCCGTAGGGGATCTTCAGCATCTCGCGCCTTACCGCGAGCGCGAAATCGGAGCCGTCTTCGGCCAGCGGCAGGTCGAAATCCCTGCGGACGCCGGCGAAATACTCCTTCAGCTGTATCTGCGCTTCGATAAGCAGACGGCTTTCCCGCGCTTCAACGGCTTCGCCGTTATAATAAGACAGTTCGCATACGCGGCCGTCCTTTTCCGCGATAAAAAGTCTGCCTACGGGACTTTCGAAAACCGCTGCGTTCATTCTCTTCACCTCCGCCGATAATATTATACCGCACTTTCGCCGTCCTTTCAACCGCTTTGTAGCAAACGCGGCCCCGTAAGAATAGAATATCATATAAAAGCGGAAGCGGGGAGTGTTATTATGAATCACGGTGAAAAAAGCACGCATTATTTTCTCGGCGCAAACAGCGGCGAGGGTTTCGTATCAAGGTTCGACGAGCTCGACTGTATGCTCGGGCTTAATAGAAAGATCATCATCAAAGGCGGTCCCGGAACGGGCAAATCGCGCATGATAAGGCGCGTCGCGGAGCATTACGAGGGGATGGGAAAGGCGGTTGAGTATATCCACTGCTCCTCCGATCCCGACTCGCTCGACGGAATAATCGTCGACGAGCTCGGCGTATGCGTCGCCGACGGCACCGCGCCGCATATTCTCGAAGCCGACCTGCCCGGCGTGCGCGACAGCATCGTCAACACCGGCGATTTCTGGGACGAAAAGGCGCTCGCGGCCGAGGCGGAAGCCGTCGCCGATCTGCGCAAGCGTATCAAGCACGAGTACAACTCCGTCTATCGCTCGCTCAAGGGCGCGGAGCGGCTGAAAAGCGACAATTTCAACATAGTAGACGCGGGCGTGAAGCGCGATAAGTTAAATGGCTACACACAGCGGCTGATCCGCAGGGAGATACCTTTCTCGGATAACCCGTCGCCGTACTATTACCGGCGTTACCTTTCCGGCATAACGCCTCGCGGCGTGCTGGTTTACTGGAACACCGTCCGCGCGCTCTGCGACAGGGTTTACGCGCTCAACGACGAATACGGCGTCGGCAGGTATATCCTCGAAGAGCTCCGCGCGGCGGCGGTTATGCGCCGGCAGAACGCGATAGTGTGCCTTTGCCCGCTTTACGAGGGAGAAGTCGCGGAGCATCTGCTGCTTCCGGATCTGCGCCTTGCGTTCGTGACGTCGAACGAATACCACGCGTTCCCCGGCGAACCGTACAAACGCATAAATATGCAGCGGTTTTACGATAACGAAAACGTCCGCTCGCACCGCAACCGGATACGTTTCAACAAAAAGACAGCCGCCGCGCTGATCGGGAAGGGATGCGAGACGCTTGCCGGCATAAAGTCGATGCACGACGATCTTGAACGCCTCTACACGAGGACGATGGATTTCGCCAAGCTTGAGGGGCTCACGCGCTCGGTGATCGACCGTCTCGACGCTTTCGTCGGAGAATAGGAAAATTTTTGCATTATCTATTGAAAGAAACGTATATAGTATGCTATAATAACAAACGGAGTAATATGCCTGCAGAGCGATCTGCGCCGGAAGTGAAACAATGTCCGTAAAGGTTGCAAAAGTGAATAAGCATACACCGGCGTATGAAGCGGGAATCCGCGCCGGTGCGCTTTTGCATAGAATAAACGGGCAGGAGATAAACGACCGCCTCGACTACGATTTTTACTCCTCAGACGAGGACCCCGTATTTGAGTTCGAGCAGGACGGCGAGCTTCGCGAGGTAACGCTCGAAATGGACGAATACGGCGACGCGGGGCTTGAGTTCGACACGTATCTTATCGACTGCCAGCAGCATTGCAAAAACAAATGCGTCTTCTGCTTCATAGAGCAGAACCCTGCCGGTATGAGGGACGCGATTTACTTCAAGGACGACGATTCGCGCATGTCGTTCCTCGCCGGCAACTACATAACGATGACCGCCGTTGACGACGCGGAGCTTGAGCGGATGATCCGGTACAAGCTGAACGTCAACGTTTCCGTCCACACAACCGAACCGGAGCTGCGGGTGGAAATGATGAAGAACCCCGCCGCCGCGAAGATAAACGACCAGCTCAAAAAACTCGCGGACGGCGGCGTGAAGATGAACTGCCAGATAGTGCTCTGTCCGGAAATAAACGACGGAGCGCATCTGGAACGCAGCGTGCGCGACCTCGCGGCGCTTTATCCTGCCGTACAGAGCGTCGCGGTTGTGCCGGTGGGACTGACGGAGCACCGCGGCGGACTTTCTCCGCTGCGGCTGAACACTCCCGAAGAAAGCGCCGCCGTGATAGACTTCGCCGAGAGCTTCGGCAGGGAGTTCAAAGCGAAGAACGGCACGAGCTTCGTTTTTGCCGCGGACGAGTTCTATATCAACGCGGGCAGGGCGATACCGCCGGCGGAGTACTACGAGGATTATCCGCAGTACGAAAACGGCGTAGGAATGCTCGCTTCGCTCCTTGACGAGTCCGAAGCGCTGATCGCTTCGCTCACCGAGGGGAAAAAGAAGGCGACGGTGAACGTCATAACCGGCGTCGCCGCGGCGCCATACATAAAGCGCGTGCTCGAGGAGCTGCGGGCGAAATGTCCGCGTCTCGAATACGCCGTCCACGCGGTGAATAACGACTTTTTCGGCAGGAGCGTGACCGTCGCCGGTCTCGTTACCGGCACGGATATATGCGGCCAGCTCGCGAAGCTGAAGCTCAGGGGATACGTTTTTATCCCGGATACGATGCTTCGTTTCGAAAACGATATGTTCCTCGACAGCATGACGCTGAAAGAGGTTTCCAAGCGCCTCGGCGTGAAGGTCCGTCCGGTTCCCGCGGCGGGCGCGGCGCTGGCGCGTGAAATTGCGGAGGTATGCGGATGCGGAAGTATATGGTAGCCGTCGTAGGCAGACCGAACGTGGGCAAGTCCACGCTTTTCAACAAGCTTACGGGCAAGCGGATCTCAATAGTTGAAGACACCCCGGGCGTTACACGCGACCGTATTTACGGCGAGTGCGAGTGGCGCGGAGTGGTTTTCGACCTTATCGACACCGGCGGTATCGAGCCGTCGGCGGAGGACGTCATACTCGCGAATATGCGCGCGCAGGCGCTGATCGCCATCGAGTCCGCGGACGTGATAATCTTTATGACCGACGTGCGCACCGGCGTTACCGCCGCGGACGCGGAGATTGCCTCCATGATAAAGAAAGCGGGCAAAAACGTAGTCCTCTGCGTCAACAAAGTCGACTCCGTCGGCAGCGTTCCGCCCGAGGTTTACGAGTTCTATTCGCTCGGTTTGGGAGATCCGTACCCGGTTTCGTCGGTCCACGGCTCCGGCACCGGCGATATGCTGGACGCGGTGTTCGAATATTTCCCGACGCTCGAGGGCGAGTCGGACGAGGACGATATGATAAAGGTCGCGCTCATCGGCAAGCCGAACGTCGGCAAATCCTCGCTTCTCAACCGCCTTGCGGGCGAAGAACGCGCCATCGTTTCCGATATAGCGGGCACTACGCGCGACGCAATCGACTCCCGCGTGGAGAACGAATACGGCAAGTATCTCTTCGTCGACACCGCCGGACTCCGCCGCAAGTCGAAGGTCGACGCGGATATAGAAAAATTCAGCGTTATGCGCACGCAGCTCGCCGTCGAACGCGCCGACGTCTGCGTCATAATGATCGACGCCGAGACCGGCTTCACGGAGCAGGACGCGAAGGTCGCGGGCGTCGCTGTAGAAGCGGGCAAAGGGCTCATCGTTGCCGTCAACAAATGGGACGCGGTCGAAAAGCAGACCGGCACGATGAAGGAATACGACAAAAAGCTCGCGGAAGGTCTCTCGTTCATGCCTTATGCGCCGTATATCTACATATCGGCGAAGACGGGACAGCGCTGCGACTCGCTTTTCCCGCTGATAAACGAAGTCGCGGAGGAGTGCGCGCGCCGCATCACTACCGGACGCCTCAACGAAGTGCTCGCAGACGCCACTACCCGCGTCCAGCCGCCGACGGACAAGGGCAAGCGTCTGAAGGTCATGTATATGACTCAGTCCGGCACGAAGCCGCCGACCTTCGTTATATTCGTCAATTCCAAAGATTTATTCCATTTCTCGTATCAGAGATACATAGAGAACCGGCTGCGCGAAGTCTTCGGCTTCAAGGGCACGCCGATAAGATTCGTCATAAGGGAACGTGAAAAGGAGCAATTCTGATGTTTTATCTGAAGCTCGCGGGAATCGCGGTACTTGCTTATCTGCTGGGAAGCCTGTCGTTCTCGATAATAGCGTCCGACGTGATGGGTGAAGAGGATATCCGCAAAAAGGGAAGCGGAAACGCCGGTCTTACGAACGCCATACGCACCGGCGGAACGTGGGTGGCGATAATGACCTTCATCGGCGACTCGCTGAAAGGAGTCGGCGCGATTTACGCCGCAAAGTGGATAATGAGCTCCGACCCGACGCCTTTTGCCGTCAATTGGGGAATGTACGTCGCCGCCGTAGCGGTGGTGTTCGGGCATATTTATCCTGTCTTTTTCCGCTTTCACGGCGGCAAGGGAGTGCTTACGTCGGCGGCGGTCGTGGCCGTTCTGGACTGGCGCGCCCTTCTGGCGCTGCTCGGAGTCTTTCTGATAGTGTTCATTATCAGCGGCATAGTGTCGCTTTCTTCGCTCGTAGCCGCGGTACTGATCCCCGGCGCGACGGTCGTCTTTAATTCGGACGGGTTTTATTACTCCATAATCTTTATGACGATAATCGCCGTAACGATCATCGCCGGACACAAAAAGAATATAGACCGTATTATAAACGGTACCGAAAAGAAACTGTTTTACAAAAAGGAGAAGTAACGATGGCTGCGATAACCGTTCTCGGCGCCGGAGGCTGGGGAATAGCGTTCGGCATAATGTGCCGCAAAAGCGGCAACTCCGTCACGCTCTGGACGCCATTCGATCAGGAACGCGAACTGCTGCTGCGCGAACGCGAGCATACCGCGCTGCTCGAAGGAGTCAAAATCCCGGAGGAGATAGAGATAACGTCAGAGCTTTCATCCGTTTCGACCGCGGATATAGTCGTTATCGCCGTGCCTTCGTCAGCAGTCAACGAAACGGCTGCGCGGATAAAGGGAATGATAAAAGAAAACGCCGTCCTCATCTGCCTCTCGAAAGGCCTTGACGGCACGCGCTTTATGCTTATGCACGAGGTTATAAAGGAGCAGCTGCCGGATTGCAGGCTCTGCGTCGTTTCCGGTCCGTCTCACGCGGAAGAAGTCGCGCGCGATCTGCCTACGGCGGTCGTCGCCGCTTCCGAAGACGAAGAGGTGGCGAAATACGTTCAGCGTCAGGTCTCCTGCGACACGTTCCGCATTTACACCACCACCGACGTTATCGGCGTCGAAACCGCCGGTGCGATAAAGAACGTCGTCGCGCTCGTCGCGGGCGTGCTCGACGGAATGGGCTACGAGGACAATACCAAGGCCGCGCTTATGACGCGCGGCATGAAAGAAATCTCCGACCTCGGCGTCGCGATGGGCGGCAGGAAGACGACCTTCCTCGGTCTTGCCGGATTCGGCGACCTTATCGTTACCTGCACGAGTATGCACAGCCGCAACAGGCGCGCCGGAATACTAATTGGGCAGGGTTGTTCCGCAGAGGAAACGCTGAAAAGGATCGGTATGACCGTCGAGGGCTACGCGACTACGAAGGCGGCGTACAACTTCGCCCGTGAAAAGAACGTGGAAATGCCGATAGTCACGGAAATGTACCGCGTGCTTTACGAAGGCAAGGATCCGCGCGTTGCGCTTACGGATCTACTCAACCGCCCGATGAAGGCGGAATAGGGGAGGAGCGCAAAATAAAAAATCCAACCGCGTAAGCGATCGGATTTTTATCTTGTGTTTGGAGCGAGCGTCAGACTCTCTCGACCTTTCCGGAACGCAGGCAGCGGGTGCAAGCGTAAACGTGAGTCGGAGTGCCGTTCACCATAGCCTTGACGCGTCTGATGTTGGGCTTCCAGGTCCTGTTGGATCTGCGGTGAGAGTGGGAAACTTTAATTCCGAAAGTGACGCCTTTATCGCAAAAATCGCATTTAGCCACCAAAAACACCTCCTAATGAATTCGCAACTTTGCTATTATAACAAAGGTGTTCCGAAAATGCAAGAGTTTTTTTCAAAAAATTTCACTATTATAATTTGATAAAACGAAATCGCTTAAAAAACCGGGCCGCCGACGCGTCGGCGGGGAACGGAGGATAATATGCCCGCAAACAAAATTGTGCCGCTCAGGCACGTAATCGACGAACTCGGTCTGCGCGTGATATACGCGCCGGAGTATTACGGAAAAACGGAGATAATCACCTCCGAGATCAACCGTCCGGCGCTGCAGCTCGCGGGATTCTTCGAGGCCTACGACCCCAACCGCATACAGATCGTCGGAATGGTCGAAACGATCTACCTGCGCGACCTCGATCACGAGGCGAGAGCGAAAAGTATTGACGGTCTTTTCGCCGCCGGACTTCCGCTTCTCGTCGTGACGCGCTCGATCGAGCCGTTCCCGGAGATGATCGAAGCGGCGCAGAAATACGGCGTTACGCTCGCGCAGTCCGCGGCTACTACGTCGGAGTTCACCGCCGCGCTCATAAGCTATCTTAACGTCGAAATGGCGCCGTATATCAATCAGCATGGTGTGCTCGTTGAGGTCTACGGCGAAGGCGTGCTGCTTCTGGGCAACAGCGGCGTCGGTAAGAGCGAGACCGCGATAGAGCTCGTCAAGCGCGGACACCGCCTTATCGCCGACGATTCCGTCGAGATCAAGCG
The genomic region above belongs to Clostridia bacterium and contains:
- a CDS encoding methylated-DNA--[protein]-cysteine S-methyltransferase, with the translated sequence MNAAVFESPVGRLFIAEKDGRVCELSYYNGEAVEARESRLLIEAQIQLKEYFAGVRRDFDLPLAEDGSDFALAVRREMLKIPYGATRAYSEIAAAIGKPGAARAVGMACHNNPVAIIVPCHRVVGVNANLVGYAGGVEKKEYLLRLERAIF
- a CDS encoding 50S ribosomal protein L28 is translated as MAKCDFCDKGVTFGIKVSHSHRRSNRTWKPNIRRVKAMVNGTPTHVYACTRCLRSGKVERV
- the der gene encoding ribosome biogenesis GTPase Der, with amino-acid sequence MRKYMVAVVGRPNVGKSTLFNKLTGKRISIVEDTPGVTRDRIYGECEWRGVVFDLIDTGGIEPSAEDVILANMRAQALIAIESADVIIFMTDVRTGVTAADAEIASMIKKAGKNVVLCVNKVDSVGSVPPEVYEFYSLGLGDPYPVSSVHGSGTGDMLDAVFEYFPTLEGESDEDDMIKVALIGKPNVGKSSLLNRLAGEERAIVSDIAGTTRDAIDSRVENEYGKYLFVDTAGLRRKSKVDADIEKFSVMRTQLAVERADVCVIMIDAETGFTEQDAKVAGVAVEAGKGLIVAVNKWDAVEKQTGTMKEYDKKLAEGLSFMPYAPYIYISAKTGQRCDSLFPLINEVAEECARRITTGRLNEVLADATTRVQPPTDKGKRLKVMYMTQSGTKPPTFVIFVNSKDLFHFSYQRYIENRLREVFGFKGTPIRFVIREREKEQF
- the hprK gene encoding HPr(Ser) kinase/phosphatase, which translates into the protein MPANKIVPLRHVIDELGLRVIYAPEYYGKTEIITSEINRPALQLAGFFEAYDPNRIQIVGMVETIYLRDLDHEARAKSIDGLFAAGLPLLVVTRSIEPFPEMIEAAQKYGVTLAQSAATTSEFTAALISYLNVEMAPYINQHGVLVEVYGEGVLLLGNSGVGKSETAIELVKRGHRLIADDSVEIKRVSSKTLVGTAPEIIRHYIELRGIGIVDVRRLFGMGSVKLTEKIDLVVHLEPWSEDVVYDRMGMETEYTSILGINVPSVTIPVKPGRNLAIIVEVAAMNNRQKKLGYNAAAELDAKITRGSREAQMLSEMNEV
- a CDS encoding uracil-DNA glycosylase encodes the protein MEELRKECLECKRCELWKTRNNVVFGKGDPHADIMFIGEGPGEQEDLQGVPFVGRAGQLLDKMLDAAGIPLGSVYIANTVKCRPPHNRDPLPEEKDACRGWLQRQIELINPKVIIALGRISAADYVKEDIRIMKEHGQWIERDGRKCMAMLHPAALLRNPNLKPEAFADILKVRDYIEENSD
- a CDS encoding NAD(P)-dependent glycerol-3-phosphate dehydrogenase; this translates as MAAITVLGAGGWGIAFGIMCRKSGNSVTLWTPFDQERELLLREREHTALLEGVKIPEEIEITSELSSVSTADIVVIAVPSSAVNETAARIKGMIKENAVLICLSKGLDGTRFMLMHEVIKEQLPDCRLCVVSGPSHAEEVARDLPTAVVAASEDEEVAKYVQRQVSCDTFRIYTTTDVIGVETAGAIKNVVALVAGVLDGMGYEDNTKAALMTRGMKEISDLGVAMGGRKTTFLGLAGFGDLIVTCTSMHSRNRRAGILIGQGCSAEETLKRIGMTVEGYATTKAAYNFAREKNVEMPIVTEMYRVLYEGKDPRVALTDLLNRPMKAE
- a CDS encoding DUF512 domain-containing protein; the encoded protein is MHRINGQEINDRLDYDFYSSDEDPVFEFEQDGELREVTLEMDEYGDAGLEFDTYLIDCQQHCKNKCVFCFIEQNPAGMRDAIYFKDDDSRMSFLAGNYITMTAVDDAELERMIRYKLNVNVSVHTTEPELRVEMMKNPAAAKINDQLKKLADGGVKMNCQIVLCPEINDGAHLERSVRDLAALYPAVQSVAVVPVGLTEHRGGLSPLRLNTPEESAAVIDFAESFGREFKAKNGTSFVFAADEFYINAGRAIPPAEYYEDYPQYENGVGMLASLLDESEALIASLTEGKKKATVNVITGVAAAPYIKRVLEELRAKCPRLEYAVHAVNNDFFGRSVTVAGLVTGTDICGQLAKLKLRGYVFIPDTMLRFENDMFLDSMTLKEVSKRLGVKVRPVPAAGAALAREIAEVCGCGSIW
- the plsY gene encoding glycerol-3-phosphate 1-O-acyltransferase PlsY, giving the protein MFYLKLAGIAVLAYLLGSLSFSIIASDVMGEEDIRKKGSGNAGLTNAIRTGGTWVAIMTFIGDSLKGVGAIYAAKWIMSSDPTPFAVNWGMYVAAVAVVFGHIYPVFFRFHGGKGVLTSAAVVAVLDWRALLALLGVFLIVFIISGIVSLSSLVAAVLIPGATVVFNSDGFYYSIIFMTIIAVTIIAGHKKNIDRIINGTEKKLFYKKEK